Proteins encoded together in one Telopea speciosissima isolate NSW1024214 ecotype Mountain lineage chromosome 6, Tspe_v1, whole genome shotgun sequence window:
- the LOC122663943 gene encoding omega-hydroxypalmitate O-feruloyl transferase-like: MEASHGGTGTGTGEAITITKFKPDVVRPTMKKTYDDGGLYYLSPVDELLMGPVDILICYEMEDGTRRTENLCETIKQALAKVLVHFYPFAGSLVQSPDGRFMVKCTGEGGVSFVEAVANCELRELGDFTIPNLPIHRQLVHACNESKNPFDIPLLSVQVTRFQCGGFVLGLRMNHCMSDGTSLHDNISGMNEDGSNFPFIRRDEQSVFKSFTFDLQKMMQLKKIAMEDGTIKSATDFELIMAFTWRARTKALKMNLSEPSKVLIVSMDGSE; the protein is encoded by the exons ATGGAAGCTTCACATGGCGGAACTGGAACTGGAACGGGAGAagcaattacaataacaaaatTTAAACCTGATGTTGTTCGTCCCACAATGAAGAAGACTTATGATGATGGGGGGCTCTATTATTTGTCTCCTGTAGACGAGTTATTGATGGGTCCTGTTGATATTTTAATTTGCTATGAGATGGAGGATGGGACGAGAAGGACAGAGAATCTCtgtgaaacaatcaaacaagctTTGGCTAAGGTTCTGGTTCATTTCTATCCATTTGCAGGAAGTCTTGTACAAAGCCCAGATGGAAGATTTATGGTGAAATGCACAGGAGAAGGTGGTGTATCATTTGTTGAAGCAGTTGCAAATTGTGAGCTTCGTGAGTTGGGCGATTTTACAATCCCCAATCTCCCAATACACAGACAACTTGTTCATGCTTGCAATGAATCAAAGAACCCTTTTGATATACCACTGCTTTCAGTACAG gtGACAAGGTTCCAGTGTGGAGGCTTTGTTCTTGGATTAAGAATGAACCATTGCATGAGCGATGGAACATCATT GCATGACAATATTTCTGGAATGAACGAAGATGGATCAAATTTTCCCTTTATACGTCGAGATGAACAATCTGTATTCAAATCCTTCACttttgatctccaaaaaatgaTGCAACTGAAGAAGATAGCTATGGAGGATGGAACCATAAAGAGTGCCACAGATTTTGAATTGATCATGGCATTTACATGGCGTGCAAGAACCAAGGCCCTCAAAATGAACCTTTCTGAGCCATCGAAGGTTCTAATTGTTTCGATGGACGGCAGCGAATAG